GTCTGGTCTccagaaacaggggaggccttGTGGACCTGAGGAGCATGATTGGAGATACCTCAAGGTAGCCAGGACTGAGGTCCCTTCCCTGTCCCCTGATGGAGAGCAAATGCTCAGCTTCTCCTCATCCAAGCCGGATGCTTTTTTATTCAGCAGCGAACCACGCTTTGCATCAACCCCTTCAGCATCCTCCTACGTCGGGAATGCAGGTAAAGCATTGTCAAAATGCTTCTTTGAAGGTTTTGGGCTAGCATTGGGATAATGCTGTTACTTTTTGGGTTGGTGTTAGGCCTCTGTGCAAGAAGGGATTTGTCCTGGGGTAGTATTTGaagtcatcttttttttttggtcattcTATTGAGTCATCTTTAGTTTGAGTCTTGTCAAGAAAAAAGttgatctcttttttttctgtaATCGAAGTTGTAATTTATGGAAACGAGTCCGCCTCTTCTCAACAAGAACAAATAAATGGGACAAATAGAAAGACAGGAGCAACGAAGAACAATGGAAtagcaaaaaatattttttttcttctttttgtttctattttttgggTTGTTTCACAGCAAAGGAAATCATTGCATGCTCATGCAACTTGATGAGCTTTGATGAATGTCACAGACAAGTCTTGGTGATTAGTCTCCTAGCCTCCCCTTTCAAGGCTCTGCTGTTTGTTATTGTTTCATGTTATTTTTTCCTCCTGTCTCCATCTCAGTTTACTTCAGCTTGTGTTCCATAATATATGTGAGATTTGGCCTTATCCTGTTATTTCTTACTTCCCAACATTTTTTTCCCCTCTGTTCTTAGGCTTGATTTCTGGAAGTTTAGTTGGGAGCATGCATGGGGTTTTGGCAGGGGCTAGGGGGCCCTTCACTCCCTCTCAGTGGCTGGAGCTGGAACAGCAGGCCTTGATCTACAAATATATGAATGCAAATGCTCCTATACCAGCCAGTCTTCTCATCTCCATCAGAAGAAGTCTTAGTTCATCTAGGTTCACTTCTTTCTCAGCTGGATCTCTTGGGCCGAATACATGTAAGCTGTGCTCCTTTTAAATTTCTGTTGATTATCGGACCTTTTACTAGTAGGCCTCTTGTTCGATGAAAATAACAACCTTTTGCTAGATTAAAATTTTGTTAACTGATAACCAAATATCTGTTTAGTAATCCGAGTTGAGAAAATGTTGGCATTTCTGTTCTAGCACTAGGTTTATATACAAGTGGGCTACATAGCTTTTTGATTTCAATCTCAAGGGATTTTAGTTCTGACATTATtctaaaataaagaagaagctatgaaatccttgAACATATGTTGCATGATGATGTTTTCTATATAGAGATGTCATTTTTATGGGAAGAATTGATTAACATGGTTTACATTTGTTCTCTAATGTTTGGCAGAGTGCACATTAAGTTGCTTATTACTGTTGGTAACATTGTCCTAATCCTTGCATCACTTTTTTTGTATATGTTGCAGTTAGATGGGGATCTCTCCATCTCGGTTTATCTGGGAATGCTGATGCAGAGCCTGGAAGATGCCGTAGGACCGATGGCAAGAAATGGCGGTGCTCAAGAGATGCAGTTGCTGATCAAAAGTACTGCGAGCGACACATGAATCGGGGCCGCCATCGTTCAAGAAAGCCTGTGGAAGGCCAAAATGGCCATGCCGCAAAGGCGATGCCCGTCATCGCCCCTACACCAACAGCTCCAGCTGTTTCTTGCAGTGGATCATCTAATAGCTTCACTGTGGCTCAGCAGCAGATAAATAATGGGAAGCCTAGCATCACTTGTTCTTCCTCCACACAGTTTGAcaggtatatatttatatatccaTTGATATGTTTTACTTCATTTCAAGTTCCATTGcttttattttgatttataaTGGTAAGACTGATAATTATGTATACTTCATGACTTCTTTCCTTCTGTATATTCCTCAAATTGGTTTTTGTTTGCCTCCTCAAGAACTAGATTTCGTGGCTGTTGTAGTCCATTTTTTTTGGTAGAGTttacagaaaaaaaaactaagaaaGCCATCAGAACAAGAGAAGAACCAATTTGAACAAATTACGTTTGTAATAGTTATTAACCGTTATAACCACTTAACATTTGCTACATACCAAAGGGTggtttcatttgaatcttctGGAGATTCAAAGACATTATTCTGACAGCTGACAAGTATTACACATGCCCATGAGTTCATCCAAATATGCTCAGTCAGCATGTCGATGAGTCTTATCATGTTGGTGGATGGCGCTCTTGGAAATATATTCTTATTAAACTAGTATTGATATAAAAGATGAAGCAAATGGTCATATGCCTAAAATCTTAAATAACTAAAAAAGAATAGTTGAAGGTAGATGTTAAATGGTATACCTCACATAGTAGGGCAACTCTTTAGAAGTTTTCCCAGACATTGACTAGTTGTTCTTACCAACTATCAAGTATGGAGACACCCTTATATGTTACATAGTTAAAGCTCATTCAACCATTAAGCAACactttgagctttccatagACTAGAAGAGAGTCTAGatgaaaactaaaaataaatataaaatgctGATATGATTAAGGGTATGACATTTTATctttgagaaaaaaattctaaaataaaGAGCTAAATCGAAACaaaatcaccaaaaaaaaacattcagcaaaatcaccaaaaaaaaacattcagaATATCAGGTAAAAATGATTTTTCATGCTACATTTGTTAAATCATTTATTCATTACAATGAAATTATGCAAAATAATAATCACTGCAGTGATCAACTTCTTTTCTTTATATTGGATCCAATGGTGttacataatattttattttgcatgACTGCATAGCAAAAACCCATATGATTGTCATAACAATGTTATATTGGtttattattatcatattcTGAAATGATGCTTTTTTGGGGGCATCATCTGAGGTAATGTAAGAATTGTATAAGTTATTTCCTAGACACTATAGCAAAAAGAATTGATAGATACCATTAGAATGGGCAAAATGCCTGTACCTTTCAATTTGGTTATGAAGAATAAGATTCAGTTTTGGTCGCCCAGGTTGGGCTTGTTTTCCCCCACAATTACGTTAATCAGCGGCCCTGATGACTTACAGGtttcctctttctttactttaagATGTAGTTGTCTCTTTATATCTTTGTAATGATGTAAATATTAGCCATTTGGACCTATTAAGCTAGACTGTTTCTTAGAAGAATATCAGGTTTCCTAGTGAACTCCTTCCATACCTACAAGTAATTAATCAGCTAACTGAAACTTGGTATCTGGAATTCTGTGATTTTTGAATAACTACTTTAACTGGTTTTTTAACTGTCAATTATATCATATTGAAACAAGAAATCTTAGAAGAATATTGTATAGCTTCTTCACAGCATATAAACCTTCCCTCTTTCATATTTGTGATGATGATCTATGTTCTTCTGCAGGGTGCTAGCGAACAAAGAATTGGATAACTCACATGACCTCTCCATGCTAAATTCAGTAAACTCAGAGCCCACAGAGACCTTATTGCCCATTCCAGAACAACATAACCCTTTCGAGGAATCGCCTTCACGAGCAAAGTATGTACTCGTCTCGTCTGATTCACCATTTAAGCCCCCAAGTAACTCCTACTTAGGGAATGATAACTTTGTGTCTTCTACTGAATTCAATGATCTAGATCCCCCAACCAACCCCCTTAGACATTTCATTGATGAATGGCACAGAAAATGCTCCAACAGCTCAACCATCACCTGGCCTGAAAGAGAGATGACTTCCGACCAAACTCAGCTCTCCATTTCAATCCCTGTGGCTTCTTCAGACTTCtcatcatcttcatctccaACCCATGACAAGTATACTCCTTCACCACTCAAGTTGTCTCTGGATTCTGGTCCTGATAGTACGAATCTAGGTGTAGGGAACCTCCCAAATTATGGGAACCAACGGCAGGCAAGTTGGGTACCATCCTCTTGGGAGTCTTCCATGGGTGGGCCTCTGGGAGAGGTCTTAAACAACACATGCATCACTTTAATGGACCATAATAAGAACTGTTCATCTTTAAACCTCATGCCAAATGGTGACGACTTTAGCCCTTGGTTAAGGTCATCCCCAACTGGTGTCCTACATAAAACTAACTTCGGCTCGCTGTCTAGCAGCACTAGAAGTAGTCCAATTGCTGAGAATCATAATCATAATGTCCAGGACAACATCAGCAGCCTACATGAGAACCTCCTTGGCACAGACCTTGTAGATCCCTCAACCATCACCTCATCATAAACGTTCTACTAAGTGAAGCAGCAATAAGAAAAGCTGCAGAGCAAGAAGTTTGAGAGGTTCTCCAAGATTGTGTTATTGTATTACGTGTGCTATGTCATTTTCgttctttatttgtttttttatcaTTTGCCATGTTGATTTGTGGAGCATTGAGTAAACTGCAGTTTTGGCTTGGTTTTGATATGTGGCTGCCGATTAATtagtttatctttttttttttttggtacatcattAGTTTATCTTTTGATATCTCAAAAGCCTGGGGCATGGGCAGGATATACTGTTTGATCATTTCTCCAGCTTTTGCATTGCTTATGCACTCTGACGATTCTATTCTCGACTGTAGGAAGATTTTGGAGAGACACACTTGTTTACTAAGATTATACTTCTGCACTTTACTGTAATAACTGCAGGAGTAATTTTCTGCATAAAGCTTCCGTTggagtatttcttaaataaattcaCACATCCTTTTACCAAAAACATAAACTCAAAACAGCTAGGCTATAACTGATTGATGAGTTATCTATTTATCAATAAGAACTTGAttgatgtcacgcccccgcctctgcgaggcacgtgaggcacctagtgcccacgtgggggccacatgaggggggaacacgggactcccctgccagatattgtccggttctggggcttcacgcaagcgtccttcacccctctccggttttgttttccacccaaaacgcgtctgcaggattagaggacacccgcctcatatgcccaggctctggaacgagtctttccgatgtgggactattggaccTCACACTTtttccaccatcggacaagagccgtcctcggctctgataccaaatgtcacgcccccgcttttgcggagcacgtgaggcacccagtgcccacgtgggggccacatgaggagggaccgcggagctcccctgccagatattgtccggtttcgGAGCTTCACACAAGCGTCCTTCGcccctctccggttttgttttcctcccaaaatgcgtctgcaggatttggagacacccgtctcatatgcccaggctctggaacgagtctttccgatgtgggactattgggcctcacacccttcccaccatcggacaagagccgtcctcggctctgataccaaatgtcacgcccccgcctctgcgaggcacctagtgcccacgtgggggccatatgaggggggaacacggagcttctctgccagatattgtccggttctgaagcttcacgcaagcgtccttcatccttcccggttttgttttccacccaaaacgcgtctgcaggattaggagacacccgcctcatatgcccaggctctggaacgagtttttccgatgtgggactattgggcctcacaattGATATAGTACGCGCACGTATTAGAAGATGCAGACGAGAGTATGATAATGTATAAGAGGATGGAACAGTGCCACAATGAAAGCAATCATTCCGTTGTTACAATTGCACCAGTTTCCTCCCCCCCACAGCCGAATCCAAAGATGCTCCTGCCTTGCCTACTTTAAAAAGTTCTCTTAACTATTTTG
The sequence above is drawn from the Phoenix dactylifera cultivar Barhee BC4 unplaced genomic scaffold, palm_55x_up_171113_PBpolish2nd_filt_p 000007F, whole genome shotgun sequence genome and encodes:
- the LOC103712279 gene encoding growth-regulating factor 6-like isoform X2; this translates as MDGLVGASSLCGGVFSSPQACSDHETNKKNGFFRSGLQKQGRPCGPEEHDWRYLKVARTEVPSLSPDGEQMLSFSSSKPDAFLFSSEPRFASTPSASSYVGNAGLISGSLVGSMHGVLAGARGPFTPSQWLELEQQALIYKYMNANAPIPASLLISIRRSLSSSRFTSFSAGSLGPNTFRWGSLHLGLSGNADAEPGRCRRTDGKKWRCSRDAVADQKYCERHMNRGRHRSRKPVEGQNGHAAKAMPVIAPTPTAPAVSCSGSSNSFTVAQQQINNGKPSITCSSSTQFDRVLANKELDNSHDLSMLNSVNSEPTETLLPIPEQHNPFEESPSRAKKCSNSSTITWPEREMTSDQTQLSISIPVASSDFSSSSSPTHDKYTPSPLKLSLDSGPDSTNLGVGNLPNYGNQRQASWVPSSWESSMGGPLGEVLNNTCITLMDHNKNCSSLNLMPNGDDFSPWLRSSPTGVLHKTNFGSLSSSTRSSPIAENHNHNVQDNISSLHENLLGTDLVDPSTITSS
- the LOC103712279 gene encoding growth-regulating factor 6-like isoform X1, producing the protein MDGLVGASSLCGGVFSSPQACSDHETNKKNGFFRSGLQKQGRPCGPEEHDWRYLKVARTEVPSLSPDGEQMLSFSSSKPDAFLFSSEPRFASTPSASSYVGNAGLISGSLVGSMHGVLAGARGPFTPSQWLELEQQALIYKYMNANAPIPASLLISIRRSLSSSRFTSFSAGSLGPNTFRWGSLHLGLSGNADAEPGRCRRTDGKKWRCSRDAVADQKYCERHMNRGRHRSRKPVEGQNGHAAKAMPVIAPTPTAPAVSCSGSSNSFTVAQQQINNGKPSITCSSSTQFDRVLANKELDNSHDLSMLNSVNSEPTETLLPIPEQHNPFEESPSRAKYVLVSSDSPFKPPSNSYLGNDNFVSSTEFNDLDPPTNPLRHFIDEWHRKCSNSSTITWPEREMTSDQTQLSISIPVASSDFSSSSSPTHDKYTPSPLKLSLDSGPDSTNLGVGNLPNYGNQRQASWVPSSWESSMGGPLGEVLNNTCITLMDHNKNCSSLNLMPNGDDFSPWLRSSPTGVLHKTNFGSLSSSTRSSPIAENHNHNVQDNISSLHENLLGTDLVDPSTITSS
- the LOC103712279 gene encoding growth-regulating factor 6-like isoform X3 codes for the protein MDGLVGASSLCGGVFSSPQACSDHETNKKNGFFRSGLQKQGRPCGPEEHDWRYLKVARTEVPSLSPDGEQMLSFSSSKPDAFLFSSEPRFASTPSASSYVGNAVRWGSLHLGLSGNADAEPGRCRRTDGKKWRCSRDAVADQKYCERHMNRGRHRSRKPVEGQNGHAAKAMPVIAPTPTAPAVSCSGSSNSFTVAQQQINNGKPSITCSSSTQFDRVLANKELDNSHDLSMLNSVNSEPTETLLPIPEQHNPFEESPSRAKYVLVSSDSPFKPPSNSYLGNDNFVSSTEFNDLDPPTNPLRHFIDEWHRKCSNSSTITWPEREMTSDQTQLSISIPVASSDFSSSSSPTHDKYTPSPLKLSLDSGPDSTNLGVGNLPNYGNQRQASWVPSSWESSMGGPLGEVLNNTCITLMDHNKNCSSLNLMPNGDDFSPWLRSSPTGVLHKTNFGSLSSSTRSSPIAENHNHNVQDNISSLHENLLGTDLVDPSTITSS